A genomic segment from Pseudomonas sp. S09G 359 encodes:
- the sfsA gene encoding DNA/RNA nuclease SfsA has product MRFHPPLEEARLIRRYKRFLTDIETVTGELLTIHCPNTGSMLNCMLEGGQVWFSRSSDPKRKLPGTWEIAETPQGRLACVNTARANQLIEEALRAGVITELNGFTALKREVPYGQEKSRIDFRLDYPDGAAYVEVKSVTLGFDGTHVAAFPDAVTQRGAKHLRELAHLARDGVRAVQLYCVNLSGIDAVRPAVEIDPGYAAALREAKAAGVEVLAYGVRITPEEVYVDRRLDVLLGD; this is encoded by the coding sequence ATGCGCTTTCATCCTCCCCTCGAAGAAGCGCGCTTGATTCGCCGTTATAAGCGTTTTCTCACCGATATCGAAACCGTTACCGGCGAGTTACTCACCATTCACTGCCCGAACACTGGCTCCATGCTCAATTGCATGCTGGAGGGTGGGCAGGTCTGGTTCAGCCGCTCCAGCGACCCCAAGCGCAAGTTGCCCGGCACCTGGGAAATCGCCGAGACGCCACAAGGGCGGCTCGCGTGCGTCAACACGGCGCGGGCCAACCAGTTGATAGAGGAAGCCCTGCGCGCCGGGGTGATTACCGAACTGAACGGCTTTACCGCGTTAAAGCGTGAGGTGCCGTATGGGCAGGAAAAAAGCCGTATCGATTTCCGCCTGGATTACCCCGATGGCGCGGCCTATGTCGAAGTCAAAAGTGTGACCTTGGGCTTTGATGGCACCCATGTGGCCGCCTTCCCCGACGCCGTGACCCAGCGTGGCGCCAAACACCTGCGGGAGCTGGCGCACCTGGCTCGCGACGGCGTGCGCGCGGTGCAACTGTATTGCGTCAACCTGTCGGGCATCGACGCGGTGCGGCCGGCCGTGGAAATTGACCCTGGGTACGCCGCCGCCCTGCGCGAAGCCAAGGCTGCGGGGGTGGAAGTGTTGGCGTATGGCGTGCGCATCACGCCCGAAGAGGTGTATGTGGATCGCCGGTTGGACGTGCTACTCGGCGACTAG
- a CDS encoding pyridoxal phosphate-dependent aminotransferase — MAQPYSARSRAIEPFHVMALLARANELQAAGHDVIHLEIGEPDFTTAEPIIKAGQAALANGKTRYTAARGLPELREAISGFYQQRYGLKIDPERILITPGGSGALLLASSLLVDPGKHWLLADPGYPCNRHFLRLVEGAAQLVPVGPEVRYQLTADLVARHWDQDSVGALVASPANPTGTILTRDELAGLSSAIKARNGHLVVDEIYHGLTYGTDAASVLEVDDEAFVLNSFSKYFGMTGWRLGWLVAPPAAVGELEKLAQNLYISAPSMAQHAALACFTAQTLSILEERRAEFGRRRDFLLPALRELGFGIAVEPEGAFYLYADISAFGGDAFAFCRHFLETEHVAFTPGLDFGRYQAGHHVRFAYTQNLERLQEAVERIARGLRSWQG, encoded by the coding sequence ATGGCTCAGCCCTACAGTGCGCGCAGTCGCGCCATCGAACCGTTTCATGTCATGGCGCTGCTGGCGCGAGCCAATGAGCTGCAGGCGGCAGGGCATGATGTGATCCACCTGGAAATCGGCGAGCCGGATTTCACCACCGCCGAGCCGATTATCAAGGCCGGCCAGGCGGCACTGGCCAATGGCAAGACCCGCTACACCGCCGCCCGTGGCCTGCCGGAATTGCGCGAGGCGATCAGTGGGTTCTATCAGCAGCGCTACGGCCTGAAAATTGACCCGGAGCGCATCCTGATTACCCCCGGTGGCTCCGGCGCGCTGCTGCTGGCCAGCAGCCTGCTGGTGGACCCCGGCAAGCATTGGCTGCTGGCCGACCCGGGTTACCCCTGCAACCGGCACTTCCTGCGCCTGGTGGAAGGCGCGGCGCAACTGGTGCCGGTGGGCCCCGAGGTGCGCTACCAACTGACCGCCGATCTGGTGGCCAGGCACTGGGACCAGGATAGCGTGGGCGCGCTGGTTGCCTCGCCGGCCAACCCGACCGGCACGATCCTCACGCGCGATGAGTTGGCCGGGCTGTCCAGCGCGATCAAGGCGCGCAATGGCCATCTGGTGGTGGACGAGATCTACCACGGACTGACCTACGGCACTGACGCCGCCAGCGTGCTGGAGGTGGATGATGAGGCGTTCGTCCTAAATAGTTTTTCCAAGTATTTCGGCATGACTGGCTGGCGCTTGGGTTGGCTGGTGGCGCCACCGGCGGCAGTGGGTGAATTGGAGAAGCTGGCGCAAAACCTCTACATCAGCGCGCCGAGCATGGCCCAGCATGCGGCGCTGGCCTGTTTTACTGCGCAAACCCTGAGCATTCTCGAGGAGCGCCGCGCCGAATTCGGGCGTCGTCGTGACTTCTTGCTGCCGGCCCTGCGCGAGCTGGGGTTCGGCATTGCCGTCGAGCCGGAAGGGGCATTTTATTTGTATGCAGATATCAGCGCGTTCGGCGGTGATGCCTTCGCATTCTGCCGGCATTTCCTCGAAACCGAGCATGTGGCGTTTACCCCAGGCCTGGATTTCGGTCGTTATCAGGCCGGGCACCACGTGCGCTTTGCCTACACGCAGAATCTTGAGCGCCTGCAGGAGGCGGTCGAACGCATCGCCCGTGGCTTGCGGAGCTGGCAAGGCTGA
- the dksA gene encoding RNA polymerase-binding protein DksA, producing MSTQAKQQSISGFQPYVESKGEEYMGKPMREHFSKILKQWKQDLMQEVDRTVDHMKDEAANFPDPADRASQEEEFALELRARDRERKLIKKIDKTLQLIEDEEYGWCESCGVEIGIRRLEARPTADLCVDCKTLAEIKEKQVGK from the coding sequence ATGTCCACCCAAGCAAAGCAACAGAGCATCAGCGGTTTCCAACCCTACGTCGAGTCGAAGGGTGAGGAATACATGGGCAAGCCCATGCGCGAGCACTTCTCCAAAATCCTGAAGCAGTGGAAACAGGACTTGATGCAGGAAGTCGACCGCACGGTTGACCACATGAAGGACGAAGCAGCCAACTTCCCGGACCCGGCCGACCGTGCCAGCCAGGAAGAGGAATTCGCCCTCGAACTGCGCGCCCGTGATCGCGAGCGCAAGCTGATCAAGAAGATCGACAAGACCCTGCAACTGATCGAAGACGAAGAATACGGCTGGTGCGAATCCTGCGGCGTCGAAATCGGTATTCGTCGCCTGGAAGCCCGCCCTACCGCGGACCTCTGCGTAGACTGCAAGACCTTGGCTGAAATCAAGGAAAAACAGGTCGGCAAATAA